The Helicobacter ganmani nucleotide sequence ATTAATTTCGTAATGTCTTAGTTTTTCCAAAACACTACGGAGATAATTTTCATCTTCTGTTGCAACCACAAGAGAAATACTCTCACCAATTTTATAATAAGAATATTCTATATTGTATGCTCCTAAGACTTGATTGATACAAAAAAATTGATAATCGTTAATAACTCCCACAGAAACTCTAAAAATTTCTTTAGAACTTTGTTTAAGCTCATCTGCAAAAAGTAATTTAACCTGCAACTCTGAAGCTGGATAAATAAACTCACGTTCATCTTGTCCCGATAATCTATCAAGCCAATCTGGCATTTCAAGTGGTTTCGTCTTATTATCATCAAATTGCGCAAGCTCATAAGGATTAACTTTTGGCAAAGAATAGACATTCATTGCATCAATGTAATTACGAATCAAAACAAACAATAATATACAAGTTAAGAAAGAAAAAATTCCAATCAAAACTCTTACTTGCATATTATTTCCATTCTAAGACTATTGGATTTGGTCTTTTATAATATCCCCTAGTGTCATTTTATCGTTTGTGTTACTATTAAAATTTTTAAGATTTGCTTTTTCTTTTTGTCTCTCTAATCTGCGCACAGAAACGCGGATTCTATTATTTTCTGCGTCAATCAAAGAAACTACACCATTGATTTTATCGCCCACTTTGATTTCTTCTTTTTTAAGCGGGAACAAATCTTCATTGCGAATGAGTGCGTCCATTTCATCATCAATCTTAATAAAGACGCCAAAATCCTTAATATCTCTCACGGACCCTACTACCGCATCATCCATAGAATATTTTTTTGCAAACTCTTCTACTGGTGAGGCAATTAAGCCTTTGCGCGTTAAAGAAATGCGTTCTTTTTCTCTATCAATTTTTGCGATTTTTACTTCAATGGTTTCGCCAACTCTCATTAAATCTTTGCATTTTTCATTTTTATTCCAATAAGCGTCCTCATTGTGCAATAAACCATCAATACTATCCAACTTAATAAATGCTCCAAAATCTGTTAAAGTTGCGACAACTCCTTTAAGGATTTCCCCCTCTTTATGCTTCTTAGCAAATTGCTCAAAAGGCTTGTCCAAAAGTTTTTTCAAAGAAACTCTTAAGCGTCTATCTTTTGTATCAATTTCAATCACTTCTACATCAATTTCTTGTCCCGCTTTTAAAAATTCTTCAGGATTTTGAATGTTTTTATTCCAGGAAATTTCAGAAATATGCAAGAATCCCTCAATATCATTGCCTAAATCCACAAAAACACCATAGGGTTCAATATTGCTTACCGTTACTTTAATCGCATCGCCCACTTCTAATTCATTCTCAATCTCTTTCCAAGGGTCGTCTGTCGTTGCCTTGATAGACAAAGCTAAACGTCTTTTATCCTTGTCGTAGCTTAAAACTTTCACGGGAACAATATCTTCCTCTTTATAGAGTTTTGAAGGATTCACAGGACCTTTGTAGCTAATTTCTGTATAATGCACCAAACCCTCTACGCCATCAATATCTACAAACATTCCAAAACTTGTAATCTTCTTAACTTTGCCCTGCAAAATCCCATCTTGTTTCAAAAGATTATCAATTACATCTTTCTTAACAGTGTTTTCAATCTCAAACAAACGTTTGCGTGAAATTACAATACTATCTTCTTCGGGTTTTATATTAATAATACAAGCTTTAATCTTTTTGCCCTCAATCTTACTGCCCTCTTTAAAAGCAGCTGCAAATTTAGGCATAAAAAACTCAATCCCATTATTCTCTACAACGTATCCACCCTTATTTCTCTTGATTACAACACCTTCTACCACTTTATCCTTATAGTCTTCACCTAAGTCTTTAATGTATTGACGCATTTTTTCTCTGCGAATTGCTTTTTTATGGGAGACAATAGGCTGTTCATTGCGTTTGCCTACAATCACAATCGGCAAAAAATCTCCCTCTTTGAAGAGTAGCTCACCCTTTGCATCTTTAATTTCGTCTATTGAAATGACTCCCTCTTTCTTCTCTCCGCAAACCGCAATAATCACTTGATTATCTTTGATTGCTACAATCTCACCTTGTGAAACGCTTTCACTCTCTTTTTTTTCAAATTGTTCAAACATTGAAGCAAAATCTTCATTTTCGTCAATCACTATCTTTTCCAACTCGTGTGTGTTAATTCCAACAGCCATCTGCGCCCTTTTTAAAAAATAAAATCTTTCAATTTTATTAAAATTTGCCTTTTAAAAGTATAAAATTAATAATTTTCAATTGTTTTTACAACTTTATCAATAATCCAATTTGGTGTAGAAGCTCCCGCACTCACACCACACAATTTTTTATCCTTAAACCATTGTGCATTTAATTCCGAAAAATCCTCAATCAAATAACAATCTTGGCAATGCTCTTTGGAAATATTATAAAGCTGCTTCGTGTTAGACGAATTTTTTCCACCGACAATCACCATTACATCTACTTCTTTTGCGAGATTACGCGCAGAATCTTGATTGTCAAATGTTGCATTACAAATTGTATTAAACACTCTGCATTCCGAACAATTCCGAATCAAATAATTAGCGATTTCCAAAAATAATTCAATATTTTTTGTCGTTTGTGAAATAAGTGCTACTTTTTCCGTAAGTTTTAGTGCTTTTAACGCTTCTAAATTTTCCACCACCAAAGGATTATTTTCACAATAACTCATTACGCCTTTTACTTCAGGGTGTTTTATATCACCAAAAATAACAATCTGATAACCCTGCGCACTCATTTTCTCACAAATTGCTTGTGGCTTAGTTACAAAAGGGCAAGTCGCGTCCGTGATTTTGGAAGTTTTTTCTTTTAATCTTTGCAAATCTTGCTTTGGGATTCCGTGTGTGCGGATAATTACTTCAGCATTTTGTGGAATCTCCTCAATATTTTCATTCACAACAACATTAAAATCTTCTTTGAGACGATTAATCTCCTTTGCATTGTGAATCAATGGACCAAGCGTAATACCATTTGACTTACTTTCTGCAAGTTTAATTGCGCGCCGCACACCAAAGCAAAATCCGTAATTTTTAGCCAATTTGACACGCATTTAATATCTTTTAATCGTTGTGATAGATTCTAAAATCTCTAAGAAATTAGGAAAAGAAACATTAATATATTCTGCATTTTCAATCTCCATTCCGCAGACAAGTCCCGCGATTGCAAAGCTCATCGCGATTCTATGGTCTCCAAAGCTTTTCACACACGCCTTTTGCAATGTTCCCCCAACAATTTCAAATCCATCTTCTAACTCTCTTGCATCAATCCCACAAGCCTTAAGATTCTCTACCACCGCTGAGATTCTATCTGTTTCTTTTACTCTTAATTCTTTCGCATTTCTTACACGACTGACACCTTGTGCGCACGCCATCGCAATAGCGATTGCTGGAATCTCATCAATCAACCACGCAATCTTTTGGCTCAATTCCACCGCCTTTAATGTAGTCGGCGCAATCACTTCAATATCCCCAATGTTTTCATAAGTTTTAGAAGTTAAAGTATATTGAATCTCTACTCCCATTTGTTCCAAAACCTTAAAGGCTTCAATGCGCGTCTTATTCAACAAAACATTGTGTAAGATTCCGCGTGCTTTGGGAATAATCGCAATCCCAAGCGCGAAAAAAAACGCACTTGAAGGGTCTGCTGGAATCTCTATTTCTAAGGGATTCAACTTGTGTGTTAATGGCTGAATCTTGATTTCTATCATTCCATTTTCTAAGCTTTTAGATTCTATGGACGCGCCCATTCCTTGCAAAATTTTCTCGCTATGGTCGCGGCTAAGCTCTGGCTCACGATAAACACAATCTCCTTGCGCGAAAAGCGCGCTTAAAATCATTGCGGATTTGACTTGCGCACTTGGAATCTTGCTTGTATAATCAAAGCTTTTTAACTTTTCATTGCCTACTACAACCAAAGGAGCAAAATTTCCATTCTCCCTTCCAATAATTTGAGCTCCTATACTTCGTAAAGGCTCGGTTACGCGCTTCATTGGACGCCTATTTAAATATTCATCTCCACTTAAAACAAAGATTCCTTTTTGTGCGCAAAGAAGCCCTAAATAAAGCCGAATCGCTGTGCCTGCATTGCCACAATACAGAATCGTATCTGGCTCCACAATCTTTGCAGGTGGAATCAAGCGGATTCCTCCCCGCTCTTTTTGAACTTTCAAGCCTAACTTTTTCGCAATTTCTAAAGTATCTAATGTGTCTTCGCCCTCCAAATAATTGCGCACAAAACTCGGCTTATCACTCAAAAGCGCAAACATAGCACAACGATGTGAGATAGATTTATCCCCTGCAATTTTATCGGTTTGCAGCGTAAATTCTCTTGCTGGATAAACTTCTAATTTCATCGCAACTCCACATTGAATTCTGTCTTAAGCATTTCTAAGATTTGATAAATCGCTTCGGTAATGTCTTTTTCCTCTAAGGTTTTCATCTCTGATTGCAATTCAAAACGAATCGTTAAACTCAATTTGTCTCCTAGCTTGTCATCTTGGTAAATATCCAAAGGATAAAATCCAACAAGATGAGGAATCTTAAGCTTATCAATCGCCATTCTTAGCTTAAAATATGGAATCTCTTTGTCCAATACCACACTTAAATCGCGTTGTGTTTTTTGGAATTTAGAATACATTTTGACTTGTGGCAAAGTATCTTTTAAGGATTCTAAAGAAATTTCGCACAAATAAGTAGAATCCAATCCTAAATCTAAGGCAACTTGAGGGTGCAAGGTCGCTAGAATTCCAATCTCCTTACCATTTTGCAGAATCCTTGCGCATTGTCCCGAATGGAATAAACCTATCTCACTCTTAAACGATTCCAAACTAAACTCTCCAATCACGCGTGCGATTCTATCACAAAACTCAAAATAATCGCCCTTAATGCCCTTTGCGTTTGGATAACGTTCTTCGCTTAAAAATCCGCTTTGTAAAAATGCCATTTTATCGCTCTGATTGCGCCATTTATCATATACCACGCCCACTTCGCTTAAACTGATTGCTCCAAACCCATTGTTACGATTCTGTTCTGCTGCACGCAAAAGCCCTAGCAATAGAGTGCTACGCAATGTATTTAAATCCTGCGTGATAGGGTTTATTAACTCTAATTGATTTTCCAACACAGAAAAACCATAAGCTTGCAATTTTTCTTTATTTTCAAATACAAAATGCACCACTTCGTTAAACCCTACACTCACCGCCTTTTTAGAAAGATTGCGTCGGAAACGATAAAACCTCAAAGCGTCGTTTGTCTGCTCTTGTTGAATGAAACTTAGAGGCTGGCTTGGGATATTATCAATCCCATAGAAACGAATAATCTCCTCTGCAATATCTTGGAATCCTACAACATCGTGACGAAAAACTGGTGGGGTTGCAACAATCAAATTCTCATTACTTGAAATTTCCACCTTAAACTCTAAGGCTCTTAAAATATTTACAACTTGTAATTTATCTAATTCCACGCCAATGACACGCGACAACAATGGAATCTCTACCGTAATAGGCGTTTTAGATTGGACTTCCAAAACCTCTTGTGTATCATTATAAAGCACAGCGTCGCCATTCAATAATAAATTGGAAAGCACCGACAAACCAAGATTCAAATCCGTATTACTTCCGCGCGAAGAAAAAGTAAAAATCCTCTCATCTACTTTTGGTTTGGATTCCATTGCTTTTTGCGCAATCACCTCTGGAGGAATATAACTTGCCTCTAAGATAATAAATTCTCGTCCCTCCTCATTTAGATTAACTTTACGCGAAAGGTTTTCTGTATATCCATTAATCCCAATGACAGAAAGTTTTCTATCCTCTTGATAAATGCTTTCAAAACCTTGTTCGTCTTGCTTGAGATTCAACACTACTTTGCCGTTTTTACTCGTCAGTTGGCGCAAATCTTGCGGATAAGCATTCAAAAGCACACCGCTAAAAAGCATACTAAAGCGCAAAGCATTGCCTAACCAATCCTCTGTTAATACGTCATTATAAGCCAAGAACAAAACTGCTCCCAAAGGAAGTAAAAAAGGTTTTGCCTCAATCACTTTAAAAAGTAAAGAGGTTCTATGTTTATCGCTTGCAATCACTTGCAACACGCGTCCGATTCCGGGAACATTCTCTGATATTTTTGGCATAGGACACAAGGCTTTGCACTCAAGTTTAAATGCTGCACTCAAGTCTCTAGCAATACCGAGCAAACTCATACAATCGCCACGATTAGGCGTGATAGAAATCTCATAAACTTCTTCATTGAAATAAGGATATTCTCTTAATTCCTTACCAATAATCAATTCTCCAATACTTGTGTCTAGCTCTACGATTCCGTCATTTACTTTTGGGAATCCAAGTTCTGTCGTAGAACATAACATACCGCAACTTTCTACCCCTCTAAGAATAGCTTTTTGAATCTTGACTTGTGGTAATTCTGCTCCCTCTAACGCGACTGCTACATAAATATCTGCTCTTGCATTGGGTGCGCCACAAACGATTTGACGCGTCTCATACGCCCCCTCTTCTCCTCCAATCGCAACTTGACAAACATTGAGTTTTGTCGCGTCTGGGTGTTTTTGACATTCAAGAATTTTACCAACAACAACCTTTTTTGGTGCAATATTTTTTTGAAACGATTCTACTTCTAACCCTATTTTGTTTAAGACTTTGCAAATCTCCTCGCCTGAAATTTCTTCTATTGGTAAAACTTGACTTAAAATACTGCGTGTAAAAATCATTTAAACTGCTCCAAAATTCTTAAATCACTTTCAAAAAATGCTCTTAAATCTGGCACTCCAAACATCAGCATTGCAAACCTTTCCACACCTAAACCAAAGGCATATCCACTGACATTTTCATAACCTACTGCCTTAAAAACATTATTATCTACTACCCCACAACCCAACACTTCTAACCAACCCGTATGGGAACATACACGACACCCCGAACCCTTGCAAAAAATGCAACTCATATCCACTTCCGCACTTGGCTCTGTAAAAGGAAAGAAACTTGAACGGAATCGCACTTTCACATCTCCAAACATATATTTCAAAAAATCCTCCAAAACAAATTTGAGATTCGCAAAGCTCACCGAATCTCTCCCCTCCTCTACAACCAAACCCTCTACTTGATGAAACATCGGTGTATGCGTCAAATCATAATCGCACCTAAAAACACTTCCGGGACAAATCATACGAATCGGTGGCTTTTGGGATTCCATCGTTCGCACCTGCACGGGCGATGTGTGCGTGCGAAGCAACTTGCCATCTTTGAAATAAAAAGTATCTTGCATATTGCGCGCAGGGTGATATTTAGGCAAATTAAGAGCCTCAAAATTATGAAAATCGTCCTCTACCAAAGGTCCAACATTTAGCGAAAAATTCATTCCCACAAAATATTCCACGATTCTATCTAACATTAGCATAACGGGGTGATTTGCGCCTTTTTGAGAGCTTGGGGAAAAGAGCGAAACATCAATTTTTTCTGCATTGAGTTTTGCTTCAAGCTCTTTTAATGTAAGTTGTTCTTTTTTGTCTGCTAAAGCCTTTTCAAACTCTATTTTGATTGAATTCAATTCTTTCGCCAATGCCTTTTTTTCAGATTCCTTGCAAGACTTCAGTGTAGCAAATCGCGCAGTTAAACTTCCCTTTTTGCCCATTACCAAAACACGGATTTCCTCTAGTTCTGCGGTTGTTTGCGCTTGATTAATCTTAGAAAATATTTCTGTCATCTCATTCCCAATCTTTTTTGATAAAATAATTTTGAGATTGTATTGTAAATTTTTATTTACTTTTCTTAAAATCCATAGATAAAATAAGGTAAAATTTCAAAAATTTATTTCAAAGGTTTTAAAATGAGCGTATTTGAAAAAATCATCAAAGGTGAAATCCCTTGCAACAAAGTCTTAGAAAATAACGATTTTTTAGCATTTCACGACATTGCTCCCAAAGCACCTGTGCATGTGCTCGTGATTCCAAAAAAATTCGCAAAAGATTTTCAGGAACTCAATCCCAATGAAATGGTAGGCTTTACGAGCTTTATCCAAGAAGTTGCACGCACTTTAGACCTAGACAAAAGCGGCTATCGTATCATTAGCAATGTAGGCGTAGATGGGGGACAAGAAGTGCCTTACTTGCATTTTCATATTTTAGGAGGTGCGAAACTGCGTTGGGATAATCTTGCGCAAAATATTTCCGATGCGCAACGACTAGAAGACGTCAAAAAAGGAATGTAAGGAAGCAAAATGAAAAATTTATTTGTTATTTTAATCACCTATACTAAGTCAATGAGTGAAATTGAAACGATTTTACCCGCTCACCGCGCCTTTTTACAAAAAGGCTATGAGAGCAAAAACCTCTTAGCAAGCGGACCACAAAATCCAAAAGTAGGCGGAATCGTGGTTGGCACATTTGATTCCAAAGAAGCAGCAGAGGAGTTTTTCAAAAACGACCCCTATGCGTTAAATTCTGTTGCAACCCATCAAGTTTTAGAATTTACTCCGGTGTTACACCAAGGGTTTTTAAAGGAGTTTTTAGATTCGTAAATTTAAAAACCCTTGCATTTAAAATAAAGAGTGAGAAAACCAAATTTTAAAAAACTTTTATCCGCTTCAATGATGAGTTGCCCGATTCTAAACTCTTTCTCATTTTGCATTTGCAAAGCCTCAAAATAATCCGCAAAACTATGCAATGGCTTTGGAGGATTCATCTCTCCTCTTTCTATCATTTTCTTTTGTAGTTTCTTAAGGATTTTGTGTTCTTTTTTTATAGTTAAAAGTCTAAAAGGCATATTAAAAAGATTGCTTTGTAAATAAGCCTCTCCTAGTTTATAGCTTAATTGCCCTCTTACTCTCTCCACCGCTCCTTTTTCCAAATTTCTCCCACAAGGTTGCGCTATTGCGTCCGCCATTTTCATAATGTTTGAACCCCTATAAGCATTCTTAAAAATATCTTGCGCTATATCTTGAAATCTTGATAAAACACACTCACAAAAGACTTTATAAAACTCACCCTTTTTCTCTATATTTGCCAACAATTCATCTGCCTCTTTAAATCTTTCTTGCTTTATTAAAGAATCCAAAAAAGCTATTTTATAAAGTGAGTTTTTCTCGTCTAAATTCATTGCCCTATAAGCCATATCCCCCAAAAACTTAAAGTCTCTCTCCCCTCTTTTCAATATATAAAGGTGCAAATAAGAAAAAGCTTGTGCTATGGGGTGGATTTTGATTTTTTCTAAATATTGCAAAATAATCTCAACTTGCATTTTTTCATCAAAAAATTTATAAGTGAAGTTTTGCTCCCTGCCTTTTCCTATCACACTAGCCAAGTAAGAAAAATGACTACCAGCAGAAAATATCTCTTTAGCTTTGGACATAAAGGTAATCTCAAAAAAGATTCTATCTACATCATTTAAGTTTTCAGGCAAGAACTCAACAATACTACAAAGCTTAAAATTTGTCGGAATCTCCTTTGCGTATTCTAGCAGACTTTGCATAGAAGCAATATCATCTGAAAACACAATAAGATTGCCTTTAGGTAAATAGGTTTTTATGATAAAAAAAGCAATTTCAATAGGCATTACTTTTTTGTAATGATTCCCGCGACTTCTAATAAAATAACTATAGAGCGCATCTCCTCCCCGCCAATGCAAAGCAACAAAATCCTGCAAAGCTTGCACCGCAATTTTTGCCATTTCCATAATCTCCACAATATGTGAGCTAAATGGAATCTGTGAATAGAGTTTAGGCAATTCCTGCAAATAACTTTTATCTACACCAGAAATATGCATTCCACTATCTTGATAACTCCACCCAAAGCTCCCCTCAAATGGCAAACTATCTTTTAACTTAGAAAGCGGGATATTCCTTGCTAAATGTTTGCTTTCTCTTTTAATTTGCTTTGTATAAGAATGCTGTGAAATGAATTTTGAATCAAAAAGATATTCCTCACTCTCAATTTGTGGCAACAAAATATCATAATGATAACTTTTACCCAGATTGTTTCTCAAATCATCTGTCCCACAAGCGTTTATATCGCTTCTCCACACAAATCCAAACTTATATCCACTTAAATTTGCAAGATACATACTCACTAGCATATTCATTATTCTAACGCCAATCCCATCATCTGTGATACTGACAAGTAAGCCTTTATATTTTCTAGTATAAGCTTGCAATTTACAAATAGAAAAATATTCATAATTTTGCATATAAATTTTAATTGTTTTTATTTTTTTACCTATTTCAAAATCTAAAAATTCCTTATTATAAACCTCACAAACTTTTTCAAAAGCCTTAACCCCCTCTATGAAAAATTCCAAAACAACCCTGCAAGGATTCACCCAAATTTCCTTTGGCTCTAAATAAATTTTCGAATATTCCAAATCAACACAAGACTCAAACTCTACTTCCCACACATTAGATTCTTGATTAAATTGTAATATTTTTGAAATCTCTTCCAAATCCCGATATTTGAAAATCATCATTCTTCCTTTTCTGTTTTACCATTTTAAAGCTATCTTTTTCATAAATAATTTTCTCATTTCCATCAAAAGGTTTCATTTTTTCTCCTTGTATTTTCGTAATTACAGCTTCATCGCCTATAGCAAATCCGCAACCTATCCTATCAAACAAAATTGTTTTAACTTTTGCTTTTAATTTTGCAAAACACATTTCTCCTCCTTATTTGAATTTCTCACAAATCCAATATTGCGCATTTGACTCTCAATGAATTGTGGCAAAAAACTATTTAAATCCTTTCTATTGATTGTTTTGCTTGTTATCACATTCTCTTTGTGGCAAAACTCCAAAACAAAAGTATAAATGCTCTTGGAATAGACTTGTAAAAAAATACTTTTATCAATCCCAGCAAAAGTAAATTTTAATTTGTTTTTAAAATCTACTTGCACAATCAATTCATAAGATTCCATAGGAATCTCCATTATTTGCTTTGCCCAAGCAATCCTCTCAAAATACTGCCACACCTCACCACCACTTAATGGCACTTCTAACTTTGCTTTCCAACCTCTATTATATGCGCTCCCACCAAGCTCTAACCAGCAATGATAATAAACCCACCATTGCCCCCAAGCTAACGCACAAAGCTTATTATTCCAAAAGCGATTATGTTGTCCCCACGCGTGAATAATAGAGGATTCTTTGCTTTTTACCCAGCTCACATTTCCATAATATTTGTCCCCTAACTCGTAAATCTTTAGCGGATTTGTCAGCAAATAAAGGCTAAAGAGTGCTTGGTCTCCGAGCTTTGCCTGCGTGAAATAATCCTCACAATGCTCTGCAATGAAGCGATACACAAACGCATACATTTCTACAAGTGCCATAGAACCAAAGACAATAATCCCGGTAGAATAGTTTTTTACTTCTTTAAATTGCGGGGGGCATAATGCACCCATTCCTTGCGACAAGCTCGCACTTCCTCTAAAACAAGCCACATCAAAATCCCCTTGCGCTAACTCCTCAATACCACGCAAAAGTAGCATATCAAAATCCAAATATACGATTTTTTCACACTCACAAAGAAACTTCAAAGCCTCAAACCTCGCATAACTCATATGCGTATAGCGGCTTAGAATAGGATTTGTCTTGTCTATATAGAAGTTAGGATTGTATTTCTTAACCTCTGCACTAAAATCCTCAAAAGTAAAATCAACAAACACTAAATTTACCCCCCCCCCCCCGCGAAATTCTACAATCTCTTGCATAATCCTCTTATCCAAATCGCAAAACCCATCTTGCACGATATAAAAGACATCAATTTGGTTTGGTATTTTGTGCAAAATATTTAATAAAAGCGTCCCAATCGTAAAGGCACTATCTTTTGTTGCCGCCAAAAGAATTCCGAATTTGTATTTTTGCATTCCCTCTCCTTAAATTTATTTTACACTGCTTCTCTATGAACCCTTGCCAATCCACTTTTACTTCGTCCTTCGAGGCGAAGCAATCTATCCTCCGTCATTGCTAGGGCTTGCCCGAAGCAATCCAAATGTAAGAATCCCACCCGCGATTCACCACCCAAACAAGATTCTACAATCTCTGCATCATCTCGTTTAGTTCTTGAATCTTTTTCTTATTCTGTGTGAGCAATTCCTCTAGCACGGCAAGCGTCTTGGGCGAAAGGTATTCTAACAACTCTATAATCTTTTCGTATTTGCTATAATCCACTTTCCCCTGATAAATCTTTGCCATAATCTTCAAAGCCTGTTTGGAATCCGAGAAAAACTCCTGCTCATACACCCCTAAAGCGTCGGCGATATAAGGAATCATATCCGCTTTA carries:
- a CDS encoding 30S ribosomal protein S1, giving the protein MAVGINTHELEKIVIDENEDFASMFEQFEKKESESVSQGEIVAIKDNQVIIAVCGEKKEGVISIDEIKDAKGELLFKEGDFLPIVIVGKRNEQPIVSHKKAIRREKMRQYIKDLGEDYKDKVVEGVVIKRNKGGYVVENNGIEFFMPKFAAAFKEGSKIEGKKIKACIINIKPEEDSIVISRKRLFEIENTVKKDVIDNLLKQDGILQGKVKKITSFGMFVDIDGVEGLVHYTEISYKGPVNPSKLYKEEDIVPVKVLSYDKDKRRLALSIKATTDDPWKEIENELEVGDAIKVTVSNIEPYGVFVDLGNDIEGFLHISEISWNKNIQNPEEFLKAGQEIDVEVIEIDTKDRRLRVSLKKLLDKPFEQFAKKHKEGEILKGVVATLTDFGAFIKLDSIDGLLHNEDAYWNKNEKCKDLMRVGETIEVKIAKIDREKERISLTRKGLIASPVEEFAKKYSMDDAVVGSVRDIKDFGVFIKIDDEMDALIRNEDLFPLKKEEIKVGDKINGVVSLIDAENNRIRVSVRRLERQKEKANLKNFNSNTNDKMTLGDIIKDQIQ
- a CDS encoding 4-hydroxy-3-methylbut-2-enyl diphosphate reductase, which translates into the protein MRVKLAKNYGFCFGVRRAIKLAESKSNGITLGPLIHNAKEINRLKEDFNVVVNENIEEIPQNAEVIIRTHGIPKQDLQRLKEKTSKITDATCPFVTKPQAICEKMSAQGYQIVIFGDIKHPEVKGVMSYCENNPLVVENLEALKALKLTEKVALISQTTKNIELFLEIANYLIRNCSECRVFNTICNATFDNQDSARNLAKEVDVMVIVGGKNSSNTKQLYNISKEHCQDCYLIEDFSELNAQWFKDKKLCGVSAGASTPNWIIDKVVKTIENY
- the aroA gene encoding 3-phosphoshikimate 1-carboxyvinyltransferase encodes the protein MKLEVYPAREFTLQTDKIAGDKSISHRCAMFALLSDKPSFVRNYLEGEDTLDTLEIAKKLGLKVQKERGGIRLIPPAKIVEPDTILYCGNAGTAIRLYLGLLCAQKGIFVLSGDEYLNRRPMKRVTEPLRSIGAQIIGRENGNFAPLVVVGNEKLKSFDYTSKIPSAQVKSAMILSALFAQGDCVYREPELSRDHSEKILQGMGASIESKSLENGMIEIKIQPLTHKLNPLEIEIPADPSSAFFFALGIAIIPKARGILHNVLLNKTRIEAFKVLEQMGVEIQYTLTSKTYENIGDIEVIAPTTLKAVELSQKIAWLIDEIPAIAIAMACAQGVSRVRNAKELRVKETDRISAVVENLKACGIDARELEDGFEIVGGTLQKACVKSFGDHRIAMSFAIAGLVCGMEIENAEYINVSFPNFLEILESITTIKRY
- the pheT gene encoding phenylalanine--tRNA ligase subunit beta, whose amino-acid sequence is MIFTRSILSQVLPIEEISGEEICKVLNKIGLEVESFQKNIAPKKVVVGKILECQKHPDATKLNVCQVAIGGEEGAYETRQIVCGAPNARADIYVAVALEGAELPQVKIQKAILRGVESCGMLCSTTELGFPKVNDGIVELDTSIGELIIGKELREYPYFNEEVYEISITPNRGDCMSLLGIARDLSAAFKLECKALCPMPKISENVPGIGRVLQVIASDKHRTSLLFKVIEAKPFLLPLGAVLFLAYNDVLTEDWLGNALRFSMLFSGVLLNAYPQDLRQLTSKNGKVVLNLKQDEQGFESIYQEDRKLSVIGINGYTENLSRKVNLNEEGREFIILEASYIPPEVIAQKAMESKPKVDERIFTFSSRGSNTDLNLGLSVLSNLLLNGDAVLYNDTQEVLEVQSKTPITVEIPLLSRVIGVELDKLQVVNILRALEFKVEISSNENLIVATPPVFRHDVVGFQDIAEEIIRFYGIDNIPSQPLSFIQQEQTNDALRFYRFRRNLSKKAVSVGFNEVVHFVFENKEKLQAYGFSVLENQLELINPITQDLNTLRSTLLLGLLRAAEQNRNNGFGAISLSEVGVVYDKWRNQSDKMAFLQSGFLSEERYPNAKGIKGDYFEFCDRIARVIGEFSLESFKSEIGLFHSGQCARILQNGKEIGILATLHPQVALDLGLDSTYLCEISLESLKDTLPQVKMYSKFQKTQRDLSVVLDKEIPYFKLRMAIDKLKIPHLVGFYPLDIYQDDKLGDKLSLTIRFELQSEMKTLEEKDITEAIYQILEMLKTEFNVELR
- the pheS gene encoding phenylalanine--tRNA ligase subunit alpha — encoded protein: MTEIFSKINQAQTTAELEEIRVLVMGKKGSLTARFATLKSCKESEKKALAKELNSIKIEFEKALADKKEQLTLKELEAKLNAEKIDVSLFSPSSQKGANHPVMLMLDRIVEYFVGMNFSLNVGPLVEDDFHNFEALNLPKYHPARNMQDTFYFKDGKLLRTHTSPVQVRTMESQKPPIRMICPGSVFRCDYDLTHTPMFHQVEGLVVEEGRDSVSFANLKFVLEDFLKYMFGDVKVRFRSSFFPFTEPSAEVDMSCIFCKGSGCRVCSHTGWLEVLGCGVVDNNVFKAVGYENVSGYAFGLGVERFAMLMFGVPDLRAFFESDLRILEQFK
- a CDS encoding histidine triad nucleotide-binding protein, translating into MSVFEKIIKGEIPCNKVLENNDFLAFHDIAPKAPVHVLVIPKKFAKDFQELNPNEMVGFTSFIQEVARTLDLDKSGYRIISNVGVDGGQEVPYLHFHILGGAKLRWDNLAQNISDAQRLEDVKKGM
- a CDS encoding YciI family protein, with protein sequence MKNLFVILITYTKSMSEIETILPAHRAFLQKGYESKNLLASGPQNPKVGGIVVGTFDSKEAAEEFFKNDPYALNSVATHQVLEFTPVLHQGFLKEFLDS
- a CDS encoding glycosyltransferase family protein, which gives rise to MQKYKFGILLAATKDSAFTIGTLLLNILHKIPNQIDVFYIVQDGFCDLDKRIMQEIVEFRGGGGVNLVFVDFTFEDFSAEVKKYNPNFYIDKTNPILSRYTHMSYARFEALKFLCECEKIVYLDFDMLLLRGIEELAQGDFDVACFRGSASLSQGMGALCPPQFKEVKNYSTGIIVFGSMALVEMYAFVYRFIAEHCEDYFTQAKLGDQALFSLYLLTNPLKIYELGDKYYGNVSWVKSKESSIIHAWGQHNRFWNNKLCALAWGQWWVYYHCWLELGGSAYNRGWKAKLEVPLSGGEVWQYFERIAWAKQIMEIPMESYELIVQVDFKNKLKFTFAGIDKSIFLQVYSKSIYTFVLEFCHKENVITSKTINRKDLNSFLPQFIESQMRNIGFVRNSNKEEKCVLQN